Genomic window (Phragmites australis chromosome 21, lpPhrAust1.1, whole genome shotgun sequence):
cggcatcctcttcacttgactttgtccaCACACCGTCTTCATTAACCTTCATCCCATGCcttgcttgaccttcacgtgtatcgctaggatcacccttgactccgcccggcctccttgatcgtccgacagcAAGCCTCCAATTttgccccgatcatcccgccgtcgaccgccaagttgcatccaccacctgcacatcatgagacaagcaagcATGTTTCTCCAACCTTCATCATGCGTTAGTCCATCACAAAAATCTATAACTGAAATCAGAACACAATTCAACGCATCGCCTTGAATTttttgaacaccagatgttctagTTTGGATACCGGAACAACCGGTGTGTGTTGACTTCTCAGCCTAGACCACAGATCACCGGAACTTCCGGCCTGATTTTTGTATCACACAATGGAACTTCCGGTCTCatcaccggaacttccggtgttTAGAACTCAAATTTTTCTCCGAAAAATTCCTCTCTACACAATTTGCTCCGGCGTAATGTTCCGGTGTGACCAtgtccatcatcggaccatcttgTCTATTGATCTCCATTTTCCCACGAAAACTTGCTCTCTACAGGAAATAGTCCGGCGTTCATATTTCCTCACACTGGAACTTTCGGTGTGAACAAGACTtcaatttttcttctttgcaagaattagTTCGGTGAGCACAAAATCCAGCACCGAAActtccggtgaacatcggaacttccggccttcacaccggaacttcacgtgtgtacaattttcctgaaATCAGAGACAAACACGCCAATTTCAAACTCTTCCAACTCGAGTTAGTCAATATCAAAGATAAGCATCAACAAACTTATGCTAACCAAGCTCAAACCAACTCGAACGTTATCGATGACTCATCATATGCAAATCAAGGCACTTATCCACTTAGTTTCTCATTATATGAAAACAACGAGAAGCAATAGCTTATTAAATCCATGATCCTAAAAAGGGATAAGTTTATTATTCAGTTAGCAGTCCTCCGTTCAGTTTGATGTCCCCAACTTACTTGATGCATGGAAAATTGAATATCTCCAGCAGTTTATCACAACTTTCTACCTGCTAGTAAGAACCGCCGGAGTGCCTTCTCTCAATATAATAAAGGCTATATCTGACAAGTATTTTCTTAGTTGTGATTGCATTTCTCATAGGCAATAATTATATGAAAACAACGAGCAGCAATAGCTTATTAAATCCATGATCCTAAAAAGGGATAAGTTTATTATTTGGCTGATGAGTGATGACTAGCAATGGTCTCATATGTTACAGACCACCAAGCAAGAGGCGGTGGGTGCCAAAGGCGTGCCATTTTTCTAGTTAATTTACTAGTAGCACGCTATGGACGAGAGGTAAGCCGCGGCATCCATCTCGTATCCAACAACGTTCCTCCACAAGTAGCAGCCGGCACCATCGGCCAACTTCTCGACCTCCTGTGTCGCAGTGTTCAGCGCGTAGGCCCCAGGGCTGTTACTGTCTTCTCCCATCGTGAACAAGATGACGCCGCTCTTCTCGCAGAACCACCGCAGGTTGATGGTGTCGTCCCAAGAGCGCACCATCATCTGCGTCAATATGATGCGACCTTCTTGCCGCTTCCATTTGCCGGTGGACATGTCGTAGTCGTCGTCCCCGCCGACGGTGTGGAGGACATTTGTCACAAGGATAATACTTCGACAAGGTAGTCCTGCTTTGTGGAGACGGCGATCGGAACCAAACCTTGCGTCTGTGAAGGACAGCTGCTGATTGCCGTTGCCGTCGGAGGTTACGCCCAGCAAACGGAGGTGCTGCAGGCAGTCCGACGGAATGCCGTCCCGTGGCATGGAGACTTCTCTGGGCTCCGGGCCGTCGAGCCGCACCGCAAGCGCCGAGCGGTGCAGGGGCCAGTAGGCAACGCCGCGGAGCACGATGCTCTGGCCTAGCTTGCGCAGCCTTCCGCTGTCAATCTTGCGGCCGCATGACCTCGCGGCCTCCGAGCTCCACCGGTCGGTGTCCGATGAGTACGCACGGAGCGCGGTGAAGCTGTGACGGTTGTAGATGATGAGCACGCGGAAGAAGAAGGCGGTGGTGGATGGCGGCGGTTCGAGGAGGTCGTCCCCGGTGAGCAGTGCGCACGCGTAGAATCCGGGCTTGTCATTGCCGGAGAGAGGCGGGAGCAGGGCCACGTCCCCTGTCATGGGGTTGAACACGCAGAGCTTCAGGCCGTCGGTGTGCTTCTCACGCCGGAGCTCGAGGACGACGCGGCCGTTGCGGGAGGCGACCGGGCGGGAGTACTCCAACAGCGCACCGTGCCCGCCGTCGTTTATGGTGATGGAGGGGCTGCGGGAGCCGAGGAGCCGAGCGGCCGCAGCCGTGGAGACAAAGCACGGCTGCCCAGCTGCCGAGTTACCGGAGGAGGAGCGCTTCCTCTTCCGGGGAGCAGTCACCCCGGCATCGTCCTGGTGGAAGAGGCCAAGGAGGGCACGGCCACGTGTGAGCTGGGGAGGCAAGGCACGGGCGAGGATGGCGGCCTCCTTGGCGACGACGCGGCCCCAGCGCCTGCACGTGGCGGCGCAGCGTAGGATGTTCGCGGCATCCGATAGCCGGGTGAAGACGACCGCAAGCGCGTCGTCCGGCAGGGGCGTGCCGTTCATGCCGTCAATAAGGTCGCCTTCTTCTTGCCTCCGACCGCGCGGCAGCGAAAGCCAGCCTCCCGTGGTGTACGGCATCGTCGGACCGACGGCTCGTCGCAGCGGCGTTTGCGTCGCGCGCGGACGGATCGATGGACAAGATATCTGCGTTTGGAGTCGATCGACTGATTGAGTTTGCGGCCGGGTACGGAAGGAAGGAGCCGATCGATCGTTGGCGGCTGCAACAACCCAATATTTAAAGCTGCCTTTCCCGTTCCAAACTCCGATCGGAGAAGCTAAGCTTCGTTCCGAAGGGATCGGGCTCCGACTCGCATGCAACAACCCGTTAACAGTAATGCATCAtttttcttagggtaaacgtgAGTTTTATTGATTAAGGAGAAGTATTACCATCAAGATTAACTAGTTGGGCAATACAAGTGGTCACTTGCCTCAACCAGACAGCAGAATGAATATTTCTCTTAGCTAAATTTCGCTCAGATTTACCTGAACGTACTCCACCTCTCGAAGCATTTGTATCAGCTCCTTGCCTTCTCTGATATGAAACACAACCTCAGACCTATCCTCCTTTCGGGCTTTTTAAAGCATTCACCACACGAGAACAATCGG
Coding sequences:
- the LOC133903740 gene encoding uncharacterized protein LOC133903740, producing the protein MPYTTGGWLSLPRGRRQEEGDLIDGMNGTPLPDDALAVVFTRLSDAANILRCAATCRRWGRVVAKEAAILARALPPQLTRGRALLGLFHQDDAGVTAPRKRKRSSSGNSAAGQPCFVSTAAAARLLGSRSPSITINDGGHGALLEYSRPVASRNGRVVLELRREKHTDGLKLCVFNPMTGDVALLPPLSGNDKPGFYACALLTGDDLLEPPPSTTAFFFRVLIIYNRHSFTALRAYSSDTDRWSSEAARSCGRKIDSGRLRKLGQSIVLRGVAYWPLHRSALAVRLDGPEPREVSMPRDGIPSDCLQHLRLLGVTSDGNGNQQLSFTDARFGSDRRLHKAGLPCRSIILVTNVLHTVGGDDDYDMSTGKWKRQEGRIILTQMMVRSWDDTINLRWFCEKSGVILFTMGEDSNSPGAYALNTATQEVEKLADGAGCYLWRNVVGYEMDAAAYLSSIACY